From Cotesia glomerata isolate CgM1 unplaced genomic scaffold, MPM_Cglom_v2.3 scaffold_85, whole genome shotgun sequence, one genomic window encodes:
- the LOC123274868 gene encoding phosphomannomutase isoform X5: MYKVLTRNFDTMSKKIICLFDVDGTLTKPRLKIEPHVEKTLHEISKKQQLDLAVVGGSDLEKVKEQLGGNEVFKKFKYVFSENGLVAYKDGKQLPSESIQNFIGEDSLQDFINFCLRYISELKLPFKRGTFIEFRTGMINVSPVGRNCSQKERLQFYEYDKEHHVREKFIQALKKEFSDLGLTYSIGGQISFDVFPIGWDKTYCLRHIDEYDEIHFFGDKTREGGNDYEIYESDLTVGHRVSGPEDTLKQLKVLCEVLDEKRSKE, from the exons ATGTATAA AGTGCTGACCAGAAATTTCGATACaatgtctaaaaaaattatttgtttatttgatGTCGATGGTACTTTAACTAAACCACGCttg aAAATTGAGCCGCATGTTGAAAAAACATTACacgaaatatcaaaaaaacaaCAACTTGATCTAGCTGTTGTTGGTGGATCTGATTTAGAAAAAGTAAAAGAACAATTAGGCGGCAatgaagtatttaaaaaattcaaatacgTATTCTCTGAAAACGGCCTTGTTGCTTACAAAGACGGCAAACAACTTCCGTCTGag TCAATCCAAAACTTTATAGGAGAAGATTCGCTACAAGATTTTATAAACTTCTGTCTGCGGTATATATCCGAATTGAAATTGCCTTTCAAGCGTGGTACGTTCATCGAATTTCGGACAGGAATGATAAATGTATCGCCAGTGGGTCGCAATTGTAGTCAAAAAGAACGTTTACAATTTTACGAGTACGATAAGGAACATCATGTACGCGAAAAGTTCATCCAGgctttaaaaaaagaattctcAGATTTGGGACTGACTTACAGTATTGGCGGACAAATTTCATTCGACGTGTTTCCTATCGGCTGGGACAAAACATACTGCTTGCGTCATATTGACGAGTACGATGAGATTCACTTCTTCGGAGACAAAACACGGGAAGGTGGTAATGATTACGAGATTTACGAGAGCGATTTGACGGTCGGTCATCGTGTCTCAGGTCCAGAAGACACActtaaacaattaaaagttCTTTGTGAAGTTCTTGATGAAAAACGTAGCAAAGAGTAG
- the LOC123274866 gene encoding N-sulphoglucosamine sulphohydrolase: MSLKWILITTLCYLFINISKATPRNAILMLADDAGFEMRSYRNKICQAPNLDKLAKEGLIFNNAYTSVSSCSPSRSAILTGLPSHQNGMYGLHQGVHHFQSFDNVQSLPKLLKQNNIRTGIIGKKHVGPNEVFSFDYSQTEENNSILQVGRNITKIKLLVREFLAESKRTNQSFFLYVAFHDPHRCGHTNPEYGNFCEKFGNGDVGMGTIPDWSPIYYQWEQVQLPYFVQDTEAARRDIAAQYTTISRLDQGVGLVLKELEDAGLKDDTLVIYTSDNGIPFPNGRTNLYDPGMAEPMIISSPYHKDRRNQVTYSMTSLLDIAPTLLDWFNVSYQADPYNYDIHEIKLTGKSLLPLLIEEPVEKDGIVFASQTHHEITMYYPMRVARTKRYKLIHNLNYRMPFPIDQDFYLSPTFQDLLNRTRSNMPLRWTKSLNTYYNRPEWELYDLKYDPEELNNIINKSSSQPIFKELSMKLFDWQKVTNDPWICAPTGVLEPIDGDKNNLGCMSTDF, translated from the exons ATGTCTTTAAAGTGGATTTTAATAACCACAttgtgttatttatttattaatatttctaaagCAACACCTCGTAACGCCATTTTGATGTtag CTGATGATGCAGGATTTGAAATGCGTTCatacagaaataaaatttgccaGGCTCCAAATTTAGACAAATTAGCTAAAGAAggattgatatttaataatgctTATACTTCAGTTAGCAGCTGTTCGCCTAG TCGGTCAGCAATATTAACCGGTCTACCGAGCCACCAGAATGGTATGTACGGATTACATCAAGGCGTCCATCATTTTCAATCATTTGACAATGTTCAGAGTCTTCCGAAATTGttgaaacaaaataatattcgaacag gaataattggaaaaaaacacGTCGGTCCTAATGAGGTattttcatttgattattCACAAACTGAAGAAAACAACTCAATACTACAAGTCGGTCGTAATATTACTAAAATCAAGCTGCTAGTTCGTGAATTCTTGGCAGAGAGCAAAAGAACAAATCAATCCTTTTTTCTTTACGTAGCTTTTCATGATCCGCATCGTTGCGGCCACACTAATCCAGAGTACGGTAATTTCTGCGAGAAATTCGGAAATGGAGATGTAGGAATGGGCACTATACCCGACTGGAGTCCTATATACTATCAATGGGAGCAGGTCCAACTTCCATACTTTGTCCAAGATACAGAAGCTGCAAGACGCGATATAGCGGCTCAATATACGACTATTTCACGACTTGATCAGGGTGTTGGGCTAGTCTTGAAAGAACTTGAGGACGCTGGATTGAAAGATGATACTCTGGTTATCTATACCTCTGACAACGGGATACCTTTTCCTAATGGTCGTACTAATTTGTACGATCCCGGTATGGCTGAGCCGATGATTATTTCATCACCGTATCATAAAGATAGAAGGAATCAAGTTACTTATAGTATGACTTCACTTCTTGATATCGCTCCTACTTTACTAGATTGGTTTAATGTAAGTTATCAAGCGGATCcttataattatgatattcATGAGATAAAGTTGACTGGTAAATCTCTCTTACCGCTTTTAATTGAAG aacctGTAGAAAAAGATGGAATAGTATTTGCAAGTCAAACTCACCACGAAATAACAATGTACTATCCAATGCGTGTCGCTAGAACTAAACGATACAAATTGATTCACAATTTGAATTATCGAATGCCTTTCCCAATTGATCAAGACTTTTATTTGTCTCCAACTTTTCAA gATTTACTAAATCGAACTCGCTCAAATATGCCGCTGAGGTGGACTAAAAGCTTAAACACTTATTACAATAGACCCGAATGGGAATTATATGACTTGAAATATGATCCGGAAGAGTTGAATAACATCATTAATAAATCATCCAGCCAGCCGATTTTCAAAGAATTGTCAATGAAATTATTCGACTGGCAAAAAGTAACTAATGACCCGTGGATTTGTGCCCCTACCGGGGTTCTCGAGCCTATCGACggggataaaaataatttaggatgTATGTCGACTGATTTTTAA